A single window of Haliotis asinina isolate JCU_RB_2024 chromosome 5, JCU_Hal_asi_v2, whole genome shotgun sequence DNA harbors:
- the LOC137284798 gene encoding UPAR/Ly6 domain-containing protein crok-like has protein sequence MKISVFLPTVTLLLMFLIEEGLGLQCHVCNSFLMESCAGTLTMDSKTLVTCANGTACRKIEQEVYFDDHYDTRIIRQCNYESDPPLTCISRTGTYRYKVQYCHCNEDGCNSAVTSTISVTMLFLALGLAHFAMKHL, from the exons ATGAAAATATCTGTATTTCTCCCAACAGTGACACTACTGTTGATGTTCCTGATTGAGGAag GACTGGGTCTTCAATGTCATGTATGCAATTCATTCTTGATGGAAAGCTGTGCTGGGACACTGACTATGGATTCAAAGACCTTAGTCACTTGTGCTAATGGAACTGCATGTCGTAAGATTGAACAAGAGG TGTACTTCGATGATCATTACGATACCCGTATCATCCGTCAATGTAACTACGAGAGTGACCCACCCCTGACCTGCATCTCACGTACCGGAACCTATCGCTACAAAGTGCAGTACTGTCATTGTAATGAGGATGGCTGCAACAGTGCTGTTACTTCGACCATCTCTGTGACCATGTTATTCCTTGCTCTTGGACTTGCACATTTTGCTATGAAGCATTTATGA